In a single window of the Polynucleobacter sp. MWH-UH24A genome:
- a CDS encoding YbaB/EbfC family nucleoid-associated protein, translating into MMKGQIAGLMKQAQQMQEKMKRAQEELNALELTGQAAGGLVKVTISGKYEMKRVQIDPAAMDDREMLEDLVVTAYTDAFKQAEAASQALMSGATAGMPMPPGFKLPF; encoded by the coding sequence ATGATGAAAGGTCAAATTGCGGGCTTAATGAAACAAGCGCAGCAAATGCAAGAGAAGATGAAGCGCGCTCAGGAAGAGCTCAATGCCTTGGAGCTCACGGGTCAAGCCGCAGGAGGCCTAGTGAAGGTCACCATTAGTGGTAAGTATGAGATGAAGCGGGTGCAAATTGATCCGGCGGCGATGGATGATCGCGAGATGCTCGAAGATTTAGTGGTGACCGCATACACCGACGCATTCAAACAAGCTGAAGCCGCTAGCCAAGCACTCATGTCGGGAGCGACCGCTGGGATGCCCATGCCCCCTGGATTTAAGTTACCGTTCTAA
- a CDS encoding 3'-5' exonuclease codes for MPSVLVFDIETIPDVAGLRLLNAYPDSMSDAEVAKAAMDDRATQTGQAFLPLYLQKIIAISCVIRRTTKEGLPQFKVGSLGAPDDDEKALVQAFYELIEKYTPQLVSWNGSGFDLPVLHYRALLNQVAAPRYWEMGESTDSDSKDFKWNNYINRYHMRHIDLMDVLAKHNARANAPLDALAKLCGFPGKLGMDGSQVWPAYQRGEIEQIRQYCETDVVNTYLVYCRFQQMRGGFTADEYEEELAYVKQQLEQDAKQGKAPWPEYLAGFTH; via the coding sequence ATTCCCAGCGTATTGGTATTTGATATTGAGACCATTCCGGATGTGGCCGGATTGCGATTACTCAATGCGTATCCAGATTCGATGAGCGATGCTGAGGTGGCAAAGGCCGCCATGGACGACCGTGCTACTCAAACCGGCCAAGCGTTTTTGCCGCTCTATCTGCAAAAGATCATCGCGATCTCGTGCGTAATCCGCAGAACGACCAAAGAGGGCTTGCCGCAATTTAAGGTTGGCAGTCTTGGAGCGCCAGATGATGATGAGAAAGCCTTGGTGCAAGCCTTCTACGAACTCATCGAAAAATATACCCCTCAATTGGTGTCATGGAATGGAAGCGGCTTTGATCTTCCGGTCTTGCACTATCGAGCACTACTCAACCAAGTGGCAGCACCACGCTATTGGGAGATGGGGGAGAGTACCGATAGCGATAGTAAAGACTTTAAGTGGAACAACTACATTAATCGCTATCACATGCGACATATTGATCTGATGGATGTCTTGGCCAAACATAATGCTCGAGCCAATGCACCGCTCGATGCACTTGCCAAGCTGTGTGGATTTCCGGGGAAGCTGGGTATGGATGGCTCACAAGTATGGCCTGCATATCAACGCGGTGAGATTGAGCAAATCCGACAGTATTGCGAGACCGATGTGGTTAATACGTATTTGGTGTATTGCCGCTTTCAGCAAATGCGCGGTGGCTTTACCGCCGACGAGTATGAGGAAGAACTCGCGTATGTGAAGCAGCAACTTGAACAGGATGCCAAACAAGGTAAGGCACCTTGGCCTGAGTATCTCGCGGGCTTCACTCACTAA
- the recR gene encoding recombination mediator RecR: MSRTKPSNEPQDALSRLVEALRVLPGVGPKSAQRMAYYLLQHDRNGAAVLAQALGEAVESIGHCQRCNTFTELALCTTCSDSRRDPALLCVVETPADQVMVEQTMSFRGQYFVLMGRISPLDGMGPNEIHFDRLLDRIEKPEFGGPVREVVLATNFTSEGEATAHYIGEILKIKGIKATRIARGIPVGGELEYVDAGTLARALLDRRSIS, encoded by the coding sequence ATGAGTCGTACTAAACCATCAAACGAGCCTCAAGACGCACTCAGTCGTTTGGTGGAGGCCCTGCGGGTCTTGCCTGGTGTTGGCCCAAAATCAGCACAGCGGATGGCGTATTACCTATTGCAACATGATCGTAATGGCGCCGCGGTCCTTGCACAAGCACTCGGTGAAGCGGTTGAGTCGATTGGCCATTGCCAGCGTTGCAATACCTTTACTGAACTTGCACTGTGTACGACGTGCAGCGATTCGCGTCGTGACCCAGCCTTGCTATGCGTGGTGGAGACCCCGGCCGATCAAGTGATGGTCGAGCAAACCATGAGTTTTAGGGGCCAGTACTTTGTGCTGATGGGTCGTATCTCACCGCTTGATGGCATGGGACCCAATGAGATCCACTTTGATCGCTTACTTGATCGGATTGAGAAACCGGAGTTTGGAGGACCCGTGCGCGAGGTGGTGCTTGCCACGAACTTCACAAGTGAAGGTGAGGCCACTGCGCATTACATTGGCGAGATCTTAAAGATCAAGGGCATTAAAGCGACTCGCATCGCCCGTGGGATTCCGGTGGGTGGCGAGTTGGAGTATGTCGATGCGGGAACCTTGGCGCGTGCTTTACTCGATCGCCGCTCCATCAGCTAA
- a CDS encoding peptidoglycan DD-metalloendopeptidase family protein, with product MNVLHNSSHIRYPVGFGQTVLIALIALGLTACSTPPRTKPATITDRSTPVASAPAQEPVPPGFYRVKRGDTLIRIALDNGQSYRDIAAWNNITDPNLIEVDQVLRVKPPPSTARVVTKPIEPIKPADSKASTDKKVATKKVEEKEVAAAEPKADAVDPPIKLSWPAKGKVVEEFNEAKNKGIDIAGKMGEPIQAAADGKVVYAGNSLRGYGNLVIIKHDNTYLTAYAHNRTLVVKEGESVRKGQRIAEMGDSDANMVKLHFEVRMNGKPVNPMQYLQ from the coding sequence ATGAACGTATTGCACAACAGCTCACATATCCGATATCCCGTTGGCTTTGGTCAGACCGTACTCATTGCGCTTATCGCTCTGGGGCTTACCGCGTGTTCGACCCCGCCACGAACCAAACCAGCCACCATTACCGATCGCAGTACACCGGTAGCCAGTGCCCCCGCTCAAGAGCCGGTGCCACCTGGGTTCTATCGAGTGAAGCGGGGCGACACCTTAATCCGGATTGCACTCGATAACGGTCAGTCGTACCGCGATATCGCCGCTTGGAACAATATCACCGACCCCAATTTGATTGAGGTTGATCAGGTTTTACGGGTCAAGCCACCACCGAGTACGGCTCGGGTTGTAACCAAGCCAATTGAACCGATTAAACCAGCCGACAGCAAAGCATCGACGGATAAGAAAGTCGCCACTAAGAAAGTGGAAGAGAAAGAAGTTGCTGCTGCAGAGCCGAAGGCCGATGCTGTTGATCCACCCATTAAGCTTTCGTGGCCAGCGAAGGGTAAAGTGGTTGAAGAGTTTAATGAAGCCAAGAACAAAGGCATCGATATTGCCGGCAAGATGGGTGAGCCGATTCAAGCGGCAGCCGATGGCAAAGTGGTCTATGCCGGCAATAGTTTGCGTGGCTATGGCAATCTCGTCATCATCAAACACGACAACACCTATCTAACAGCTTATGCCCATAATCGCACGCTGGTGGTGAAGGAGGGCGAGAGCGTCCGCAAGGGTCAACGCATTGCGGAGATGGGCGATTCAGATGCCAACATGGTGAAGTTGCACTTTGAGGTACGCATGAATGGTAAGCCCGTTAATCCAATGCAGTATTTGCAATAA
- the rlmD gene encoding 23S rRNA (uracil(1939)-C(5))-methyltransferase RlmD has translation MSTEVRMPKASPIVTIDSLDLEAQGVARQSNEEGGKVLFIRGALPTEQVTYTITREKARFAKAKLHELIKPAVYRTTPRCTYFGVCGGCSMQHLDFAAQIAMKQRVLEDDLWHIGRIKPDEILRPIAGPAWHYRHRGRLSVIDRSIKKGTILVGFHEHNSSYVADMLTCEVIPKRISDLLVPMRELVGSLSIRDRVPQIEFAVGEDVNQPSAPKIALVIRHLLPLIPADLKNLEVFAKHHQVGIWLQAQGPESAKPFYPAAQALSYSLPEFGVSLPFLPTDFTQVNHAVNQVLISKAIALLEIQGSDRVIDLFCGIGNFTLPIATLAKEVLGIEGSKTLTQRALQNARHNQLDHKTQFTQSNLFEVTATDLNSWGKADKWLIDPPREGAMEICKAMLDLPSTALPKRIVYVSCNPKTLARDAAILTHELNYTLSKAGIINMFPHTSHIESIAVFDQKESRLTIKS, from the coding sequence ATGAGCACTGAGGTGCGGATGCCTAAGGCATCGCCGATTGTCACGATTGATTCATTGGATTTAGAGGCCCAAGGCGTTGCACGGCAATCCAATGAGGAGGGCGGCAAAGTGCTCTTTATTCGGGGAGCATTGCCCACCGAGCAGGTGACCTACACCATTACCCGTGAGAAAGCGCGTTTTGCCAAAGCCAAACTCCACGAACTCATTAAACCCGCGGTCTATCGCACTACACCCCGCTGCACCTATTTTGGAGTCTGCGGAGGGTGCAGCATGCAGCATCTGGATTTTGCTGCGCAGATTGCGATGAAGCAGCGGGTCTTAGAGGATGATCTGTGGCATATTGGACGAATCAAGCCCGACGAGATCCTGCGACCAATTGCAGGACCTGCTTGGCACTATCGCCATCGTGGGCGCTTGAGTGTGATTGATCGCTCGATTAAGAAGGGTACGATCTTGGTGGGTTTTCATGAGCACAACAGTAGTTATGTGGCGGACATGCTGACCTGCGAAGTGATCCCTAAGCGGATCTCAGATCTATTAGTGCCCATGCGGGAGCTGGTGGGCTCACTTAGTATTCGAGATCGCGTACCGCAAATTGAGTTTGCGGTTGGAGAGGATGTAAACCAACCAAGTGCTCCCAAAATTGCCTTAGTGATTCGGCACTTGCTACCACTGATCCCCGCAGATCTGAAGAATCTTGAAGTATTTGCTAAACACCATCAGGTGGGTATTTGGTTACAAGCCCAAGGCCCTGAGAGTGCCAAACCGTTTTACCCCGCTGCGCAAGCGCTGAGTTACAGCTTGCCAGAGTTTGGGGTCAGCTTACCGTTCTTACCGACGGACTTCACCCAAGTCAATCACGCAGTCAATCAAGTACTAATTAGTAAAGCGATTGCATTACTGGAGATCCAAGGAAGTGATCGTGTGATCGATCTCTTTTGTGGCATTGGCAACTTCACACTCCCCATTGCAACACTGGCTAAGGAAGTGCTTGGTATTGAGGGCAGCAAGACCCTGACTCAGCGTGCCTTACAAAACGCCCGTCATAACCAACTCGATCACAAAACCCAATTTACCCAAAGCAATCTCTTTGAGGTCACGGCTACTGATCTCAATAGCTGGGGCAAGGCCGATAAATGGCTGATTGATCCACCGCGAGAGGGTGCGATGGAGATTTGTAAGGCAATGCTAGACCTACCATCAACAGCGCTACCAAAGCGCATCGTGTATGTGTCCTGCAATCCCAAAACACTGGCACGCGACGCAGCGATTCTGACGCACGAACTCAATTACACCCTGAGCAAAGCAGGAATCATCAATATGTTCCCCCACACCTCGCACATTGAATCGATTGCGGTGTTTGATCAAAAAGAAAGCCGATTAACTATTAAGAGTTGA
- the dnaX gene encoding DNA polymerase III subunit gamma/tau has translation MTALALARKWRPKTFTELVGQDHVVKALTHALDQGRLHHAWLFTGTRGVGKTTISRIMAKALNCTGVDGKGQMTSQPCGQCQACTEIDAGRFVDYIEMDAASNRGVDEMVSLLEKAAYAPSSARFKVYMIDEVHMLSTHAFNAMLKTLEEPPPHVKFILATTDPQKVPVTVLSRCLQFNLKQMPVPLIVEHLQQILGSESVTAEANALRVIAKAAQGSMRDALSLTDQAIAYAAGPVSEAAVRTMLGTIDETYLIKILDALQSKDGKTLNEIAEEMGLRSMSFSLALQDLASLLHKIVTAQIVPNSVLEDWPEANEIRRLAKAFTPEETQLFYQIAITSRADLSLAPDEQAGFAMALLRMLAFKPGGSGSTSVTANSAPKAAAQTSKPATPASKSVETKPVAKSVTSQTVAHTPNLNSEIKPDWHAMVRNLPLRGLLQQLAHQTELVEWRDTPTTLFITLTTAMPQLATDDALARFGETLRAQYGKPVKLQLGEGKANHTIAKVDAQVYEEKKLNAEEQIAEDPFLKELEREFGAKVVSGSVRPIN, from the coding sequence ATGACTGCACTTGCACTGGCTCGTAAATGGCGCCCTAAAACGTTCACTGAACTGGTGGGTCAGGATCACGTAGTTAAAGCCTTAACTCACGCCTTAGACCAAGGCCGCTTACACCATGCATGGCTGTTCACTGGAACCCGTGGAGTCGGTAAGACCACCATCTCTCGCATTATGGCTAAAGCCCTCAATTGCACGGGAGTGGATGGTAAAGGGCAAATGACCTCACAACCATGTGGTCAATGCCAAGCCTGCACCGAGATTGATGCGGGACGCTTTGTCGATTACATCGAGATGGATGCGGCGAGCAATCGCGGTGTCGATGAGATGGTCTCTCTATTAGAGAAGGCCGCTTACGCACCTAGCAGTGCACGCTTTAAGGTCTACATGATCGACGAGGTGCATATGCTCTCCACGCATGCCTTTAATGCCATGCTCAAGACCCTTGAAGAGCCGCCACCGCATGTGAAGTTCATCTTGGCAACCACCGATCCGCAAAAGGTGCCGGTCACCGTACTCTCTCGCTGCTTGCAGTTCAATCTCAAGCAAATGCCAGTGCCTCTGATCGTAGAACACCTGCAACAGATTCTGGGATCGGAGTCAGTAACTGCAGAAGCGAATGCCTTGCGGGTGATTGCGAAAGCCGCCCAGGGATCCATGCGCGATGCGCTATCGCTCACCGATCAAGCGATCGCCTATGCAGCCGGACCCGTGTCTGAAGCTGCGGTTCGCACCATGCTCGGCACCATTGATGAGACCTATCTCATCAAGATCTTGGATGCCCTGCAGAGTAAGGATGGCAAGACCTTAAACGAGATTGCTGAAGAGATGGGTCTACGCAGTATGTCCTTCTCCCTAGCGTTGCAAGATCTCGCCAGCCTCTTACACAAAATAGTCACGGCCCAGATCGTGCCAAACTCCGTATTAGAGGATTGGCCAGAGGCGAATGAGATTCGTAGGCTTGCTAAAGCGTTTACTCCCGAAGAAACCCAACTCTTTTATCAAATCGCTATTACCAGTCGGGCTGATTTGTCATTAGCCCCCGATGAGCAAGCTGGATTTGCGATGGCGCTCTTACGAATGTTGGCCTTCAAACCCGGTGGCAGTGGTAGCACGTCAGTAACAGCGAACAGCGCACCGAAGGCTGCTGCGCAAACCTCTAAACCAGCAACTCCTGCAAGTAAGTCCGTGGAGACAAAGCCGGTTGCAAAGAGTGTTACTTCGCAGACAGTTGCCCATACCCCAAACCTCAATAGTGAGATCAAGCCTGATTGGCATGCGATGGTTCGTAACCTGCCACTGCGAGGACTCTTGCAGCAACTCGCTCACCAAACCGAACTCGTGGAGTGGCGCGATACCCCAACGACACTCTTTATTACTCTGACGACTGCGATGCCACAACTGGCAACGGATGATGCCCTCGCCCGTTTTGGGGAGACCTTGCGGGCCCAGTACGGCAAACCGGTGAAGTTGCAATTGGGTGAGGGTAAAGCCAATCACACGATTGCTAAAGTTGATGCGCAAGTGTATGAAGAGAAAAAACTCAATGCCGAAGAGCAAATTGCTGAAGATCCATTCTTAAAAGAGCTTGAGCGTGAGTTTGGCGCCAAAGTGGTCTCGGGCTCGGTTCGTCCCATTAATTAA
- the surE gene encoding 5'/3'-nucleotidase SurE — MSKVPHILVSNDDGYLAPGLLALVNALRPLGKLTIVAPEQNHSGASNSLTLSRPLSIHRVAGGERDGFLFVNGTPTDCVHMAMTGFLESKPDLVVSGINQGENMGEDVLYSGTVAAAIEGVMFGVPGIAFSQVDRGWAQIDDAAKAARDIVTQALQEPMERVDGIATLLNVNIPNGHYEQLKRWRVTRLGTRHHSQPVIVQQNPRGENIYWIGPAGEARDISPGTDFHAINEGCISITPMQLDLTHHARQASMRASGWDRG, encoded by the coding sequence ATGAGTAAAGTCCCACACATCTTAGTGAGCAATGATGACGGCTACCTAGCCCCTGGCTTACTCGCTTTAGTCAATGCCTTACGCCCCTTAGGCAAGTTAACGATTGTGGCACCGGAGCAAAACCACAGTGGCGCATCGAACTCGCTCACGCTCTCGCGACCCTTAAGTATTCATCGGGTAGCCGGTGGAGAGCGCGATGGATTTCTGTTTGTGAACGGCACACCGACCGACTGCGTACACATGGCCATGACTGGATTTTTGGAGAGCAAACCCGATCTCGTGGTCTCCGGAATTAATCAAGGCGAGAACATGGGTGAGGATGTTCTGTACTCAGGCACCGTGGCGGCCGCAATTGAAGGCGTGATGTTTGGGGTACCGGGCATTGCGTTCTCGCAAGTCGATCGCGGCTGGGCGCAAATTGACGATGCGGCTAAAGCAGCGCGCGATATTGTGACCCAGGCCCTGCAAGAACCCATGGAGCGGGTTGATGGCATTGCTACCTTACTAAACGTCAATATTCCCAATGGCCATTATGAGCAACTCAAACGGTGGCGTGTGACACGTTTAGGAACCCGCCATCACTCACAACCCGTGATCGTGCAACAAAACCCACGCGGCGAGAACATTTATTGGATTGGTCCTGCGGGTGAGGCGCGCGATATTTCGCCGGGGACGGATTTTCATGCGATTAATGAGGGATGCATCTCAATTACGCCCATGCAACTCGATTTAACCCACCATGCCCGCCAAGCCAGTATGCGGGCATCGGGCTGGGACCGCGGATGA